The genomic segment GCTTTTGTTGTAAATATTGGGCCATACACCAAGTCAATACCTAACGATGTTATAGAATATTGTAACCAAATAAAAATGCCTCTTTATACTATTCCATGGGAAACAAGAATGGTAGATTTAACACGGAATATATGTTATCGAATAATGCAAAGTGAGCAAGTAGAAATAAGTATAGCAAGTACGATTAAGAATATTATATTTAAAACAGGTGATATAGAAACATTAATTTTACAGATGGAGAGATATGGGTATTTGAGAGACAGTCATTTCTGCTTTATAGTCATGTCCTTTGAACACAAAGAAGACAATCAATTAGAATTTGATATGAATAAAATTAAAATGTATTCAGAAAGATTAGCTAGAAGTATTCATGAATTATATATTTCATTTTCATATAAAGATTCTTGGGTTCTGGCTCTTGTGAATTATGGAAATTACGATGTCACTAATTTTGTTGATACTTTTTTTAAGAATTGGAATGAACCTTCATGGAAGGTTCATATGGGAATAAGTGAAAATAAAGCAGGCATTAAAATGCAGGCGGAGAATTTTAATAATGCTTTCACAGCAATGACGATGGCCAAAAAACAAGGCAAAGAAATGGTGTTTTATGATAAACTAGATATTCATAAATTGCTTTTAAATGCTAAGGATAAAGAAGTGCTTAAAGAATATTACAAGGATACTCTAGGTAAGTTAGAAAAATATGATAAGGAAAATAACACTGATTTAATGAGCTTCTTATATATGTTTTTACAGAACAACGGTAGTCAAAGTCTTGTTGCTGAGAAACAATATATTCATAGGAATACAGTAAATAATCAGCTTAAAAAGATTGAAAAGATTACTGGATATAATCCATCAAATTTGGAAGAAAAACTACGATTTTATTTAGGTTTTTTTGTGAAGGATGTTATGTAGGGCAACTTGGGACTTGTTATTTATATTCATGTGACTAAATGTGCAGTTGCACAAATAAACTTAGTCACTTATTCATTGATATAACAGTTTTACTAGTATATAATAAAAACAACTTAAAGGAAAAACGAATTTAATAGAGATAACAGCAACGGAGCTTGTTCACTTGAATAAGTTCCGTTTTTTTATTTGAGGAAAATATTAAATGTATATGAGGGAGTGTATAAAGATGAATGGTGAAGAAATTAGGAGTACTTTAAAAGAATATAATTTACAATCATGGAGCAAACAAAGAAATTTAAATCCTATTTCAGTTGAAAAAGCTGATGGTATTTACTTTTGGGATTATGATGGAAATAGATATTCAGATATGTCGTCACAACTTGTTAATATGAATTTAGGTTTTGGAAATAAAGCGATTGGAGATGCAATAAAAGAACAAGTAGATAAATATTGTTTTGTAGGGCCATCTTATGGAGCCGAATCTAGAGCCAAGCTTGCAAAGAAGATCATTGAATTAATGCCTGATAATATGGGCAAGGTATTTTTCACAAATGCAGGTGCAGAATCAAATGAGAATGCTGTAAAGATAGCAAGAATGTTCACAGGTAAGACAAAGGTGTTCAGCCGTTATAGAAGTTATCACGGATCTTCGTTTGGTGCTGGTAATTTAACAGGTGAACCTAGAAGATATCAATTAGAACCTGGTATTCCAGGATTCGTAAAATTCTTTGATCCATATATTTATAGAGAACCAATAGAATTCGAATCAGAAGAAGCTGCAACAAAATATTACTTGGCCAAGTTGAGAGAACAAATAATTTATGAAGGACCTGATAGTGTGGCTGCAATAGTTTTAGAGACTATAACAGGTTCAAATGGAGTTATCATTGCGCCAAAAGGATATCTTCCAGGAGTTAGAGCTTTATGTGATGAATTTAAAATCTTAATGATTTGTGATGAAGTTATGACAGGCTGGGGCAGAACGGGTAGAATGTTTGGCTTTGAGAATTTTGATGTAAAACCAGATATAGTAACTTTTGCAAAAGGTGTTACTTGTGGATATGTTCAACTTGGTGGAGTTGTAGTAAGTAAAGAAATAGCAGCTTACTTTGATGATAATTTATTATCTTGCGGACTAACTTATAGTGGACATCCCCTAGCTTGTGCAGCAGGTGTAGCGTGTATAAACTATTATGAAGAAGCAGGTATACTAAAAAATGTTAACGAAGTAGGTAGTGTACTTGGTGAAAAACTAGAAGAGATGAAAGCTTCTCACCCATCAGTTGGAGATGTGAGGTATATTGGATTATTTTCAGCAGTGGAATTAGTAAAGGATAAAGGAAGCAAGGAACCCTTAGTACCATATGGAAAGGATCCAGAAGGAGTTATGGGGAAAATTTTAGGATTATTAAAGGAAAGAAAGTTTATGACATATACTCATGAGAACATGATACTTGTTGCCCCTCCACTAATAATTACTAAGGAGCAATTAGAAGAAGAGTTAGCTAAATTAGACGAAGTACTTGGAATTGTAGACAAACAATTTATCTAGATGAGGTGAGAAAATGGCATATGAGTTTAGTTTACCAAGACGTACGATTATTGGAGATAACGCATTAGAATCAAGCGAGAGCTTGATAAAATCCCTTGGGAAAAAAGCATTTATTGTATCTGGAAAAAATGTAACTAGAATTGGAACAGTTAAAGTTTTGACAGACTGTTTAGATAACTTAGGAATTGAATATGAAATTTTTAATGATATTATTGGAGAGCCAACCGATTTAATGATTGAAAGTGGAGTAAAAGCCTA from the Clostridium beijerinckii genome contains:
- a CDS encoding PucR family transcriptional regulator; translated protein: MSITVGKLFGNGAVLYQMKLLAGQKGLNNLVEWVHIIENDEVSEFLHGNEVVLTSGILNDGDGWLLEYTKKLYAARASAFVVNIGPYTKSIPNDVIEYCNQIKMPLYTIPWETRMVDLTRNICYRIMQSEQVEISIASTIKNIIFKTGDIETLILQMERYGYLRDSHFCFIVMSFEHKEDNQLEFDMNKIKMYSERLARSIHELYISFSYKDSWVLALVNYGNYDVTNFVDTFFKNWNEPSWKVHMGISENKAGIKMQAENFNNAFTAMTMAKKQGKEMVFYDKLDIHKLLLNAKDKEVLKEYYKDTLGKLEKYDKENNTDLMSFLYMFLQNNGSQSLVAEKQYIHRNTVNNQLKKIEKITGYNPSNLEEKLRFYLGFFVKDVM
- a CDS encoding aminotransferase class III-fold pyridoxal phosphate-dependent enzyme, which codes for MNGEEIRSTLKEYNLQSWSKQRNLNPISVEKADGIYFWDYDGNRYSDMSSQLVNMNLGFGNKAIGDAIKEQVDKYCFVGPSYGAESRAKLAKKIIELMPDNMGKVFFTNAGAESNENAVKIARMFTGKTKVFSRYRSYHGSSFGAGNLTGEPRRYQLEPGIPGFVKFFDPYIYREPIEFESEEAATKYYLAKLREQIIYEGPDSVAAIVLETITGSNGVIIAPKGYLPGVRALCDEFKILMICDEVMTGWGRTGRMFGFENFDVKPDIVTFAKGVTCGYVQLGGVVVSKEIAAYFDDNLLSCGLTYSGHPLACAAGVACINYYEEAGILKNVNEVGSVLGEKLEEMKASHPSVGDVRYIGLFSAVELVKDKGSKEPLVPYGKDPEGVMGKILGLLKERKFMTYTHENMILVAPPLIITKEQLEEELAKLDEVLGIVDKQFI